A DNA window from Hordeum vulgare subsp. vulgare chromosome 1H, MorexV3_pseudomolecules_assembly, whole genome shotgun sequence contains the following coding sequences:
- the LOC123403634 gene encoding uncharacterized protein LOC123403634 translates to MAVVMKVGAWGAPDGSPQDINAESRPQRLESITIYSVESPGVCGIKGFSFKYVDQQGSSVKSAIWGSNSGNPNTIEMREGEQLKLVGGTFDNEGIGSLTLETNTTKHKTYGYPVQGGEFSLPLPQGKGELVAFFGRSDVTLKALGVYVKGSPAKVGKWGAKSGAPRDIRPDADPCKLESFTIHSSERIHGFSFTYLTKSDQAISVPLWGKKAGEEHTIFMNQSEYVSSITGAYDTYGITFLNFDTNQGASHTFGRNPSAGTKTFSVPLPDNGALDDAAAVAFFGSSGDSLVAIGTYVGVAPE, encoded by the exons ATGGCG GTTGTGATGAAGGTTGGTGCATGGGGTGCACCAGACGGATCCCCTCAGGATATCAACGCCGAAAGCAGGCCCCAACGCCTAGAGAGCATCACCATCTATAGCGTCGAATCTCCTGGGGTATGCGGCATCAAAGGTTTCTCCTTCAAATACGTGGACCAGCAGGGGAGCAGCGTCAAGAGCGCCATCTGGGGCAGCAACAGCGGGAATCCCAACACCATTGAAATGAGGGAAGGCGAGCAGCTCAAGCTCGTGGGCGGCACCTTCGACAATGAGGGCATCGGATCGCTCACGCTAGAAACGAACACGACCAAGCACAAGACCTACGGGTATCCGGTGCAGGGAGGCGAGTTCAGCTTGCCGCTGCCGCAGGGGAAAGGCGAGTTGGTCGCCTTCTTTGGCCGCTCAGACGTGACCCTCAAGGCGTTGGGCGTCTACGTGAAAGGCTCGCCCGCCAAGGTCGGTAAGTGGGGCGCCAAAAGCGGCGCACCACGGGACATCAGGCCAGATGCCGATCCGTGCAAGCTGGAGAGCTTCACCATCCACAGCAGCGAGCGCATCCATGGCTTCTCCTTCACCTACCTTACCAAGAGTGACCAGGCCATTAGTGTCCCCCTCTGGGGCAAGAAAGCTGGAGAGGAGCATACC ATTTTCATGAACCAAAGCGAGTACGTGAGCAGCATCACCGGCGCTTACGACACCTATGGCATCACCTTCCTCAATTTCGACACCAACCAGGGGGCTTCGCACACGTTCGGGCGCAACCCATCTGCAGGGACTAAGACCTTTAGCGTGCCGCTGCCGGACAACGGTGCACTGGATGATGCGGCCGCGGTCGCCTTCTTCGGCAGCTCCGGGGATAGCCTCGTCGCCATCGGCACCTACGTCGGGGTCGCGCCCGAATGA